The Clostridiaceae bacterium HFYG-1003 genome includes a window with the following:
- a CDS encoding YeiH family protein, translating to MSHVKKYIPGITLSGAIAAAAFLISDLLPAGILGGTLLALIIGMLLNPLIGSNEAVEAGINWSSKRILRTGIILAGITLSFSQVIQAGKYALILMVFTLATSFGVGYLCKKVFKINWKLASLLSVSTAICGGTAVATLGPAIRAKNRDIAYAISATFIFDIITVIAFPWIGRLLGLGDTGYGLWIGTAVNDTSSVVAAGYAFSDAAGVLATIVKLTRTLFIVPVVLIFSWIYAKKEADSQAAEKVELAKIFPWFILGFLAVVAIRSVGLVPESLVPGIVFFSKFFLSMALAAIGLKTSLREVAGVGIKPMIAGVIIDTSVVFVSLFAQAGILHYLK from the coding sequence ATGAGTCATGTGAAAAAGTACATCCCGGGGATCACGCTCTCGGGCGCAATTGCCGCGGCGGCGTTTCTGATCAGCGATCTTCTCCCGGCCGGCATCCTGGGAGGAACACTCCTGGCACTGATTATAGGCATGCTGCTGAATCCGCTGATCGGATCCAATGAGGCGGTTGAAGCGGGGATCAACTGGTCCTCAAAGAGAATTCTCCGGACGGGGATCATCCTGGCGGGGATCACGCTCAGCTTTTCTCAGGTTATTCAGGCTGGAAAGTATGCGTTGATCCTCATGGTGTTTACGCTGGCGACCTCTTTCGGAGTGGGGTATCTGTGCAAGAAAGTCTTCAAGATCAACTGGAAGCTGGCCAGCCTTCTGTCGGTCAGCACCGCGATTTGCGGAGGCACTGCAGTGGCAACCCTGGGACCGGCCATTCGGGCCAAGAACCGGGATATTGCCTACGCGATATCCGCAACCTTTATTTTTGACATCATTACTGTGATTGCCTTTCCCTGGATCGGACGACTGCTCGGTCTTGGCGATACCGGATACGGCCTGTGGATCGGTACCGCGGTGAATGACACTTCATCGGTCGTCGCGGCGGGATATGCCTTTTCCGATGCGGCCGGGGTGCTGGCAACCATCGTGAAGCTGACGCGAACGCTGTTCATTGTTCCGGTCGTTCTGATCTTTTCCTGGATCTACGCAAAAAAAGAAGCGGATTCCCAGGCAGCGGAGAAGGTTGAGCTGGCAAAGATTTTTCCCTGGTTCATTCTGGGCTTTCTCGCTGTGGTCGCCATCCGAAGCGTCGGGTTGGTACCGGAGAGCCTGGTCCCAGGCATCGTGTTTTTTTCCAAATTTTTCCTGTCCATGGCACTGGCAGCGATCGGGCTGAAAACCAGCCTCAGGGAAGTCGCAGGGGTCGGCATCAAGCCGATGATCGCCGGAGTAATCATCGATACGTCAGTAGTATTCGTATCGCTGTTTGCTCAGGCAGGCATCCTGCACTATCTGAAATAA
- a CDS encoding 8-oxo-dGTP diphosphatase, with translation MFQETTACHLTVMVMVTNDQDEVLTLERIKSWPGITFPGGHLEADESVLDCARREVLEETGIRIHQLRLTGLIHWLNRENGERYLVHCVRSKALGGSLHDSAEGPVAWLPLAELPTVRLCPGFLQQLPLFFEGGVQEAFGTYGSTGDSPLTFDEGA, from the coding sequence ATGTTTCAGGAAACCACAGCCTGTCATCTCACCGTGATGGTGATGGTGACCAACGACCAGGATGAAGTACTGACCCTGGAGCGGATCAAATCCTGGCCCGGCATTACCTTTCCCGGAGGTCATCTGGAAGCGGATGAGTCCGTGCTGGACTGCGCCCGCCGGGAAGTGCTGGAGGAAACCGGCATCCGGATTCATCAGCTGCGCCTGACCGGACTCATTCACTGGCTGAACCGGGAGAACGGCGAACGGTATCTGGTTCATTGCGTGCGGTCCAAAGCCCTGGGCGGCTCGCTGCACGACTCAGCCGAAGGCCCTGTGGCCTGGCTGCCCCTGGCCGAGCTTCCGACGGTCCGGCTGTGCCCCGGCTTTCTCCAGCAGCTCCCCTTGTTTTTCGAGGGCGGCGTGCAGGAAGCGTTCGGAACCTACGGTTCAACCGGCGATTCGCCTCTGACATTTGACGAAGGAGCTTAA
- a CDS encoding GNAT family N-acetyltransferase: protein MYYPEKINLNNPRAIREVRDWLARHFHLNYGPDAQATYVVRGEEELIATASRSGNVFKYFGIHPDHQGENLTSILLGALLDDAFAQGIYHYFIFTSPASRPLFQAAGFQLVMENEYAALLESGNRDINSYLGELRQELGEPAGTRGAIVMNLNPMTLGHLYLIETARRQVDELIIFLVEEDLSLVPFRDRLAIAREAARDLPGVKVLPGGPYIISQATFPTYFLKRMDDELAAYTTTDAGIFANYYARQLGITHRFVGEEPLDPVTGAYNEALARELGKTGIAFSIIPRVEAEGGVISASRVRRHLARDEYEQAFRLVPPATRRYLESTAGADLITKIKAEEANIK from the coding sequence ATGTATTATCCGGAAAAAATCAATCTGAACAATCCGCGGGCCATCCGTGAAGTGCGCGATTGGCTGGCCCGGCACTTTCATTTGAACTATGGCCCAGACGCCCAGGCGACCTATGTGGTGCGCGGGGAGGAGGAGCTGATTGCCACGGCTTCGCGCAGCGGCAATGTCTTTAAGTATTTCGGCATTCACCCCGATCACCAGGGGGAGAATCTGACCTCGATCCTTTTGGGCGCCCTCCTGGATGATGCCTTCGCCCAGGGCATCTATCATTACTTTATTTTTACGTCGCCGGCCAGCCGGCCGCTTTTTCAGGCAGCCGGCTTTCAGCTCGTCATGGAAAATGAGTATGCCGCGCTGCTGGAGTCCGGCAATCGCGATATCAACTCCTACCTGGGTGAGCTCCGGCAGGAGCTGGGGGAGCCCGCCGGCACCCGCGGGGCAATTGTGATGAATCTGAACCCCATGACGCTGGGACACCTCTATCTGATTGAAACAGCCCGCCGTCAGGTGGATGAGCTGATCATCTTCCTGGTGGAGGAGGATCTGTCGCTGGTGCCGTTCCGCGACCGTCTGGCCATCGCCCGGGAAGCCGCCAGGGACTTGCCTGGCGTCAAAGTTCTTCCCGGGGGACCCTACATCATTTCTCAGGCGACTTTTCCCACCTATTTTCTGAAGCGGATGGATGACGAACTGGCAGCCTACACAACCACCGACGCAGGAATTTTTGCGAATTACTATGCCCGGCAGCTGGGGATCACCCACCGGTTTGTGGGAGAGGAACCCCTTGATCCAGTGACCGGAGCCTACAATGAGGCTCTGGCCAGGGAACTGGGGAAAACCGGCATTGCGTTCAGCATCATTCCGCGGGTGGAAGCCGAAGGCGGCGTAATCAGCGCCTCCAGAGTGCGGCGACATCTGGCCCGGGATGAATATGAGCAGGCTTTCCGCCTGGTTCCGCCGGCCACCCGGCGCTATCTGGAATCGACCGCGGGAGCTGACCTCATCACGAAAATCAAGGCAGAGGAGGCGAACATAAAGTGA